The proteins below come from a single Oryzomicrobium terrae genomic window:
- a CDS encoding DUF2249 domain-containing protein → MSTTVIDKTTIDVREIAPRLRHPLIFDTFDALATGEALLLVNDHDPKPLFYQFQAESPGEFTWEYLESGPDVWRVRIGKAQAGTAPARACGH, encoded by the coding sequence ATGAGCACTACCGTCATCGACAAGACCACCATCGACGTGCGCGAGATCGCACCACGCCTGCGCCATCCGCTGATCTTCGACACCTTCGACGCCCTGGCGACGGGAGAAGCCCTGTTGCTGGTCAATGACCACGATCCCAAGCCGCTCTTCTACCAGTTCCAGGCCGAATCCCCGGGCGAGTTCACCTGGGAGTACCTGGAAAGCGGCCCGGACGTCTGGCGGGTGCGCATCGGCAAAGCCCAGGCCGGTACCGCTCCGGCACGGGCGTGCGGGCACTGA
- the serA gene encoding phosphoglycerate dehydrogenase, translating to MTARLSLDKDKVKFVLLEGIHASAVEALHHDGYGQVVSHGKALTDADLVEAIADAHFVGIRSRTQLTAEVLAQAPKLVGIGCFCIGTNQVDLLAAARQGVPVFNAPFSNTRSVAELVLGEIIMLMRGIPEKNAILHRGGWVKSAANSYEVRGKTLGIVGYGHIGTQIGVLAEQLGMSVLFYDIETKLALGNARPTISLEELLASADVVSLHVPETPATQNMIGVDQLARMKPGATLINASRGTVVDIDALVAALESGHLHGAAIDVFPEEPKGNDATFVSPLIHFENVLLTPHIGGSTSEAQASIGREVAAKLIRYSNNGSTASAVNFPEVSLPEHTGKCRLLHIHRNVPGVLARINERFSRVGINIAAQFLQTTAEVGYVVIDVDATASQIALDELNAIDGTIRCRLLY from the coding sequence ATGACAGCCCGCCTTTCCCTCGATAAAGACAAGGTCAAATTCGTGCTGCTCGAAGGCATTCACGCTTCGGCGGTGGAGGCCCTCCATCACGACGGCTATGGCCAGGTGGTCAGCCACGGCAAGGCCCTCACCGACGCCGACCTGGTTGAGGCCATTGCCGACGCCCATTTCGTCGGCATCCGTTCGCGCACCCAGCTTACCGCCGAGGTGTTGGCCCAGGCGCCCAAGCTGGTGGGTATCGGCTGCTTCTGCATCGGTACCAACCAGGTGGATCTGCTTGCCGCGGCCCGCCAGGGGGTGCCGGTGTTCAACGCCCCGTTTTCCAACACCCGCAGCGTCGCCGAGCTGGTGCTGGGCGAGATCATCATGCTGATGCGCGGCATCCCGGAAAAGAACGCCATCCTGCACCGGGGGGGCTGGGTCAAGAGCGCTGCCAACTCCTACGAGGTGCGCGGCAAGACCCTGGGCATCGTCGGCTACGGCCATATCGGTACCCAGATCGGCGTACTGGCCGAGCAACTGGGCATGTCGGTGCTGTTCTACGACATCGAGACCAAGCTGGCCCTGGGCAACGCCCGGCCGACGATCAGTCTGGAGGAGCTGCTGGCCAGCGCCGACGTGGTCAGCCTGCATGTGCCGGAGACCCCGGCGACGCAGAACATGATCGGTGTCGACCAGCTGGCGCGCATGAAGCCGGGCGCGACCCTGATCAACGCTTCCCGCGGTACCGTGGTGGATATCGATGCCCTGGTGGCGGCCTTGGAGTCCGGACATCTGCACGGCGCGGCCATCGACGTTTTCCCCGAGGAGCCGAAGGGCAACGACGCCACCTTCGTCTCGCCCCTGATCCACTTCGAGAACGTGCTGCTGACGCCCCATATCGGCGGTTCGACCTCGGAAGCCCAGGCCAGCATCGGCCGGGAAGTGGCGGCCAAGCTGATCCGCTACAGCAACAACGGCTCCACCGCCTCGGCGGTCAATTTCCCCGAGGTTTCCCTGCCCGAGCACACCGGCAAGTGCCGCCTGCTGCACATCCATCGCAATGTCCCCGGGGTGCTGGCCCGGATCAACGAACGCTTCTCCCGGGTCGGCATCAACATCGCCGCCCAGTTCCTGCAGACCACCGCCGAAGTCGGCTACGTGGTCATCGACGTGGATGCCACCGCCAGCCAGATCGCCCTGGACGAGCTCAACGCCATCGACGGCACCATCCGCTGCCGGCTGCTCTACTGA
- a CDS encoding hemerythrin domain-containing protein, whose translation MKRHPALLILSREHHAALSLALAAKRAVQVGEGEVRAVARRALACYRDELLPHFAVEEETLLPLLEQAGEVQLVRRTLDEHRQLHELAATLASPVVDGEVLRRFGELLADHVRFEERELFDAAQARGVADGLPAVESRSAAASSCRLA comes from the coding sequence ATGAAGCGCCATCCAGCCTTGTTGATCCTGTCGCGGGAGCACCACGCCGCCCTGTCCCTTGCCCTCGCCGCCAAGCGGGCGGTCCAGGTGGGGGAGGGGGAGGTCCGGGCCGTGGCCCGGCGCGCCCTGGCGTGCTATCGGGACGAGTTGCTGCCCCATTTCGCCGTCGAGGAGGAAACCCTGCTGCCCCTCCTGGAGCAAGCCGGGGAGGTTCAGCTGGTGCGGCGAACCCTGGACGAGCATCGCCAGCTTCACGAACTGGCGGCGACCTTGGCTTCGCCCGTGGTGGATGGGGAAGTGCTGCGCCGCTTCGGCGAATTGTTGGCCGACCACGTGCGCTTCGAGGAGCGTGAACTGTTCGACGCGGCCCAGGCGCGCGGCGTGGCCGATGGACTGCCCGCTGTGGAATCACGTTCAGCTGCGGCTTCGTCCTGCCGGCTGGCCTGA
- a CDS encoding RrF2 family transcriptional regulator, with translation MKLTAFSDYTMRVLMFLAMERSRLVTIPEIAAAYGISENHLMKVVHQLARSGVIESVRGKGGGIRLAREPGDIRLGEIVRASEGSAPLVECLADEPCSCRIAPVCRLSSVVEKAFAALYATFDDYTLADLVPDAPRMNAILLHRPGNAPPAA, from the coding sequence ATGAAGCTCACCGCCTTTTCCGACTACACCATGCGGGTGCTGATGTTCCTCGCCATGGAGCGCAGCCGGCTCGTCACCATTCCCGAGATCGCCGCGGCCTACGGCATTTCCGAGAACCACCTGATGAAGGTGGTGCACCAGCTCGCCCGCAGCGGGGTGATCGAATCGGTGCGCGGCAAGGGCGGCGGCATCCGCCTGGCCCGGGAGCCCGGCGACATCCGCCTGGGGGAGATCGTGCGCGCCAGCGAGGGCAGCGCCCCCCTGGTGGAGTGCCTGGCGGACGAGCCCTGCAGCTGCCGCATCGCCCCGGTCTGCCGCCTGAGCAGCGTGGTGGAAAAAGCCTTTGCCGCCCTCTACGCCACCTTCGACGACTACACCCTGGCCGACCTGGTGCCCGATGCACCGCGCATGAACGCCATCCTGCTGCACCGCCCCGGCAACGCGCCGCCCGCCGCCTGA
- a CDS encoding helix-turn-helix domain-containing protein yields MDTTTATRALAALAQGTRLDLYRLLIRHAPEGLTAGEVASALAVAPNTLSFHLRTLAEAGLVAALPEGRYVRYRPCLAEIGGLVAFLTAECCAGTPGGASSCEVGNPPLSSCSSLRPSPFNVLFLCTGNSARSILAEVLLASRGAAPGRSDGVTFHAYSAGSRPTGRVNPDALAFLADRAMATGGLRSKSWDEFAADRPDAPAIDLVITVCANAADEACPIWPGAPARAHWGQPDPAAVAGDDATRRAAFAATWTTLSQRIDALLSLPAGSFTVGNRAELARQLNRIGTEIAA; encoded by the coding sequence ATGGACACAACAACCGCTACCCGTGCCCTGGCCGCCCTCGCCCAAGGCACCCGCCTCGACCTGTACCGCCTGCTCATCCGCCACGCGCCGGAGGGGCTGACTGCCGGCGAAGTGGCCAGCGCCCTGGCGGTGGCGCCCAACACCCTGTCGTTTCATTTGCGCACCCTGGCCGAAGCCGGGTTGGTGGCCGCCCTCCCGGAGGGGCGTTACGTCCGCTACCGGCCCTGCCTCGCCGAGATTGGCGGACTGGTGGCGTTTCTCACGGCCGAATGCTGCGCCGGAACCCCGGGCGGCGCATCGTCCTGCGAGGTAGGTAACCCGCCCCTCAGTTCCTGTTCCAGCCTCCGGCCCTCGCCATTCAACGTACTGTTCCTGTGCACCGGCAACTCGGCCCGCTCGATCCTGGCCGAGGTGCTGCTCGCCAGTCGAGGAGCGGCGCCGGGCCGATCCGACGGCGTCACCTTCCACGCCTACAGCGCCGGTAGTCGGCCGACCGGCCGGGTCAATCCGGATGCCCTGGCCTTTCTGGCCGATCGGGCGATGGCAACGGGCGGTCTGCGCAGCAAGTCCTGGGATGAATTCGCCGCCGATCGTCCCGACGCACCGGCCATCGACCTGGTGATCACGGTCTGCGCCAATGCCGCCGACGAAGCCTGCCCAATCTGGCCCGGAGCACCGGCACGGGCCCACTGGGGGCAGCCCGATCCGGCCGCCGTCGCCGGTGACGACGCCACCCGCCGTGCCGCCTTCGCCGCCACCTGGACGACCCTGAGCCAACGCATCGATGCCCTGCTGTCCTTGCCCGCCGGCAGCTTCACCGTGGGAAATCGCGCCGAACTGGCCCGACAGTTGAACCGCATCGGCACGGAGATCGCCGCATGA
- a CDS encoding DUF4197 domain-containing protein, whose product MIRLPRSFLSPAVLGLVLALAAPLANAVSNSDAVAGLKEALSRGAEVAVGQLGKTNGFLGDSRVKIPLPGALAQAEGMLRMAGMGKQADEVVDAMNHAAEQAVVEAKPVLLKAVKGMSVQDAQGVLTGGDHAATDYFRQTTSGELTQKFLPIVKKATDRLQVKPQYDALAGRAAGLGLVDAKDASLDDYVTRKALDGLFLMIAEQEKAIRKDPVGTGSALLKKVFGGL is encoded by the coding sequence ATGATCCGCCTGCCCCGCTCGTTCCTTTCCCCCGCCGTCCTTGGCCTGGTGCTCGCCCTGGCCGCGCCCCTGGCCAACGCCGTGAGCAATAGCGACGCGGTGGCCGGCTTGAAGGAAGCCCTCTCCCGCGGCGCCGAGGTGGCGGTCGGCCAGTTGGGCAAGACCAACGGCTTTCTCGGCGACTCTCGGGTGAAGATTCCCCTGCCCGGCGCCCTGGCCCAGGCCGAGGGCATGCTGCGCATGGCCGGTATGGGCAAGCAGGCCGACGAGGTGGTGGACGCCATGAACCACGCCGCCGAACAGGCAGTGGTCGAAGCCAAGCCGGTACTGCTCAAGGCGGTCAAGGGCATGTCGGTGCAGGATGCCCAGGGCGTCTTGACCGGCGGCGACCACGCCGCCACCGACTACTTCCGCCAGACCACCTCCGGCGAACTGACGCAGAAATTCCTGCCCATCGTCAAAAAAGCCACCGACCGGCTCCAGGTCAAACCCCAGTACGACGCACTGGCCGGCCGCGCTGCGGGCCTGGGCCTGGTCGATGCCAAGGACGCCAGCCTGGACGACTACGTGACGCGCAAGGCCCTGGACGGCCTGTTCCTGATGATCGCCGAGCAGGAAAAGGCCATCCGCAAAGATCCGGTGGGTACTGGCAGCGCCCTGCTGAAGAAGGTCTTCGGCGGCCTGTAA
- a CDS encoding ferredoxin--NADP reductase, whose amino-acid sequence MVQRDRLNFTAVAAVTTQHKEAAMDYDPEPDPRGCAVPSAAAGAQASGGSVDRNDGEQEKWTYERVLSLRSWTPRQLSFRTTRSPSFRFTPGHYARLGLTGPDGNVVWRPYSVVSAAYDEYLEFLAILVPEGAFSTGLEKLRVGDALQVDKASYGFLTVDHLAPGRDLWLIASGTGLGPFLSILRDPAVWQRFERLVVVHSVRQAAELAYRDEIAALPQHPLLAEGRAELVYLPVVTREPGATVLTARIPQLASDGRLEAAAGVPLDVATARVMVCGNPEMAQAMRQLLRERGFATGRRGILGQMAFENYW is encoded by the coding sequence ATGGTTCAACGCGACCGCCTGAACTTCACCGCCGTAGCCGCTGTCACGACCCAACACAAGGAGGCTGCCATGGACTACGACCCTGAACCGGACCCTCGCGGCTGTGCCGTGCCTTCCGCTGCAGCGGGGGCGCAGGCATCGGGAGGCAGCGTCGATCGCAACGATGGCGAGCAGGAAAAATGGACTTACGAGCGGGTGCTCTCGCTGCGTTCCTGGACGCCGCGCCAGCTGTCGTTCCGCACCACCCGCAGCCCGAGCTTCCGCTTCACCCCGGGCCACTACGCCCGCCTAGGGCTGACGGGGCCGGACGGCAACGTGGTATGGCGCCCCTACTCGGTGGTATCGGCCGCCTACGACGAGTACCTGGAGTTCCTGGCCATTCTCGTGCCCGAGGGAGCCTTCTCGACCGGGCTGGAGAAGCTGCGGGTCGGCGATGCCCTGCAGGTGGATAAGGCCAGCTACGGCTTTCTCACCGTCGATCACCTGGCCCCGGGGCGCGATCTGTGGCTGATCGCCAGTGGCACCGGCCTCGGGCCGTTTCTCTCGATCCTGCGCGACCCGGCGGTGTGGCAGCGCTTTGAACGCCTGGTCGTGGTGCACAGCGTGCGCCAGGCCGCCGAACTGGCCTACCGGGACGAGATCGCCGCCCTGCCGCAGCATCCGTTACTCGCCGAGGGCCGGGCCGAGCTCGTTTATCTGCCGGTGGTCACCCGGGAACCGGGCGCCACGGTGCTGACGGCGCGCATTCCCCAACTGGCCAGCGATGGCCGGTTGGAAGCGGCGGCCGGCGTGCCCCTCGATGTGGCCACGGCCCGGGTGATGGTCTGCGGCAATCCGGAGATGGCTCAGGCCATGCGCCAGTTGCTGCGCGAACGGGGATTCGCCACCGGCCGCCGCGGCATCCTCGGCCAGATGGCCTTCGAAAACTACTGGTAG
- a CDS encoding LysR family transcriptional regulator encodes MPSPTSPIPPAFLPSPNTDLLRDMALFVEVARQKSFTAAAAALRLPKSTLSRRITALEREVGVQLLTRTTRRIDLTLAGSDYFERASRLVDEAQAAHAQLQDLRDSPRGQLRVSMPVEFGVLWMAPYIAAFAQRYPDITFDLDLSPRRTDGMEEHFDVAIRMGLPSDANLVVRQLAAVGRALYASPAYLAERGTPAHPAELALHECLRITLVRPETTWSLCREGERTTVGIGGRCTMNNISMVRRLCLEGLGIAVLPLPLVQDDLLSGQLVPVLADWNMPPMPAYALLPSRRMPARVRVFLDFLTARLEEQADEIRQGQRPAQTAVSEHTRHLSGLR; translated from the coding sequence ATGCCCTCCCCCACCTCCCCCATTCCACCGGCGTTTTTGCCCTCGCCCAACACCGACCTGCTGCGTGACATGGCCCTGTTCGTCGAGGTGGCACGGCAGAAGAGCTTTACCGCGGCGGCCGCCGCCCTGCGCCTGCCCAAGTCCACGCTGTCGCGGCGCATCACCGCCCTGGAACGGGAGGTCGGGGTCCAGCTCCTGACCCGTACCACCCGGCGCATCGACCTGACCTTGGCCGGCAGCGACTACTTCGAGCGGGCCAGCCGCCTGGTGGACGAGGCCCAGGCCGCCCACGCCCAGCTCCAGGATCTGCGCGACTCGCCCCGGGGCCAACTGCGCGTGTCGATGCCGGTGGAGTTCGGCGTGTTGTGGATGGCGCCCTATATCGCCGCCTTCGCCCAGCGCTACCCGGACATCACCTTCGACCTGGACCTGTCGCCGCGGCGTACCGACGGCATGGAAGAGCACTTCGACGTGGCGATCCGCATGGGCCTGCCTTCGGATGCCAACCTGGTGGTGCGTCAGCTCGCCGCCGTTGGCCGCGCCCTCTACGCCAGCCCGGCCTACCTGGCCGAGCGCGGCACCCCGGCCCACCCGGCTGAACTGGCGCTGCACGAGTGCCTGCGCATCACCCTGGTCCGCCCGGAGACCACCTGGAGCCTGTGCCGGGAGGGGGAACGGACGACCGTAGGCATCGGCGGGCGCTGCACCATGAACAACATCAGCATGGTGCGCCGCTTATGCCTGGAGGGCCTGGGCATCGCCGTGCTGCCCCTGCCCCTGGTTCAGGACGACCTGCTCAGCGGCCAACTGGTGCCGGTACTGGCGGACTGGAACATGCCGCCGATGCCGGCCTATGCCCTGTTGCCCTCGCGGCGCATGCCGGCCCGGGTACGGGTGTTCCTCGACTTCCTCACTGCCCGGCTCGAAGAACAGGCCGACGAAATCCGCCAGGGACAGCGCCCGGCCCAGACCGCCGTCTCGGAGCACACCCGCCATCTGTCCGGGCTGCGCTAA
- a CDS encoding efflux transporter outer membrane subunit: MNRHSSPFPPRLLAAAVALAGAASLTGCAVVAPGPVPLAYAPEALEQAAAQPARPWPQAGWWHGYGDPQLDRLIDTALAGNPSLEAARARVEQARRQADVLAGRDSLQVGAQASTDRIKYSETYIIPPAVAKNLQTDSLLALSLSWDLDLWGRNREAVAARLGLARAAEADAHLAALALSSRVAAVYFDLLAAWQEQGLVESRQGLVADLSAAAGRRVAAGLSPATERLLRETSQEQDAARRAALAARIQTDLAVLAELSASGRPAAADAPTLRLQPRPLPVADRAGLPADLSAELLLRRPDLAALEARWQAAVHAKASARADRLPQLSLSALLGFQTLTFDKLLNGASGTYSLGPALSLPILDGGARAATVALRDAEIDEALATLRQGAAAALREAVSAAASVASESQQSLALAGAAARQAEVAQRTERRVAAGLDPAPAAWDARYRALQAEQERLAADTRRLAADVALVRALGGGYRQSAEAAPVSPATATTNAPAGASSFSSPAGSLIRPVGLASPKETNHG, translated from the coding sequence ATGAATCGTCATTCCTCTCCGTTCCCGCCGCGCCTCCTGGCGGCGGCCGTGGCCCTGGCCGGGGCGGCCAGCCTCACCGGGTGCGCCGTAGTTGCCCCGGGACCGGTGCCATTGGCCTATGCGCCGGAGGCCCTGGAACAGGCCGCTGCCCAGCCGGCGCGGCCCTGGCCCCAGGCCGGCTGGTGGCACGGCTACGGCGATCCCCAGTTGGACCGCTTGATCGACACCGCTCTAGCCGGCAACCCCAGCCTGGAGGCGGCCCGTGCTCGGGTCGAACAGGCCCGCCGCCAGGCCGATGTCCTGGCCGGGCGCGACAGCCTGCAGGTGGGGGCCCAGGCCTCCACCGACCGGATCAAATATTCCGAGACCTACATCATCCCGCCGGCAGTGGCCAAGAACCTGCAGACCGACAGCCTGCTCGCCCTTAGCCTGTCCTGGGACCTGGACCTGTGGGGGCGCAATCGGGAGGCCGTGGCCGCCCGGCTCGGCCTGGCCCGGGCTGCCGAGGCGGATGCCCACCTGGCGGCCCTGGCGTTGTCGTCCCGGGTCGCGGCGGTCTACTTCGACCTGCTCGCCGCCTGGCAGGAGCAGGGCCTGGTCGAGTCTCGCCAGGGGCTGGTGGCCGATCTTTCCGCCGCCGCCGGCCGCCGTGTCGCCGCCGGCCTGTCGCCGGCCACCGAGCGCCTGCTGCGCGAAACCAGCCAGGAGCAGGATGCCGCCCGCCGCGCCGCCCTGGCCGCGCGCATCCAGACCGATCTGGCGGTGCTCGCCGAGCTGAGCGCCAGCGGCCGCCCAGCCGCAGCGGATGCGCCGACGTTGCGCCTGCAACCCCGCCCCCTGCCGGTGGCCGACCGGGCCGGGCTGCCCGCCGACCTGTCGGCGGAACTGCTGTTGCGCCGCCCCGACCTGGCGGCCCTGGAGGCGCGCTGGCAGGCGGCCGTTCATGCCAAGGCCTCGGCCCGGGCCGACCGGCTGCCCCAGTTGTCCCTGTCGGCCCTGCTCGGTTTCCAGACCCTGACCTTCGACAAGCTGCTCAATGGCGCCAGCGGCACCTATTCCCTGGGGCCGGCCTTGTCCCTGCCGATTCTCGACGGCGGCGCCCGAGCGGCCACGGTGGCCCTGCGCGACGCGGAAATCGACGAGGCCCTGGCGACCCTCCGTCAGGGCGCTGCCGCCGCCCTGCGCGAAGCGGTCAGTGCTGCCGCCAGCGTTGCCAGCGAGAGCCAGCAATCCCTTGCCCTGGCCGGCGCCGCGGCCCGCCAAGCTGAGGTGGCCCAGCGCACCGAGCGGCGTGTCGCCGCCGGCCTCGATCCGGCGCCGGCCGCCTGGGACGCCCGCTACCGGGCGCTCCAGGCCGAGCAGGAGCGCCTCGCCGCCGACACCCGGCGCCTTGCCGCCGATGTGGCCCTGGTGCGCGCCCTGGGGGGCGGTTACCGGCAGTCGGCCGAGGCCGCGCCAGTGTCGCCTGCCACCGCCACCACCAACGCTCCGGCAGGCGCATCCTCCTTTTCCAGCCCCGCGGGTAGCCTGATCCGCCCGGTGGGCCTTGCCTCCCCCAAGGAAACAAACCATGGCTGA
- a CDS encoding peroxiredoxin, with translation MTIKVGDRLPAGTLNEFISVETEGCALGPNTFKVEDLVKGKKIVVFAVPGAFTPTCSNQHLPGYLAHYDAFKAKGVDEIWCLAANDAFVMGAWGKDQQVGSKVRMMADGSAEYVGKLGLQLDLTARGMGLRAQRFAMVVEDGVVKALAVEAPGKFEVSSAEAVLKSL, from the coding sequence ATGACGATCAAGGTCGGCGACCGCCTGCCCGCAGGCACCCTCAACGAGTTCATTTCGGTGGAGACCGAAGGCTGCGCCCTGGGTCCCAATACCTTCAAGGTCGAGGACCTGGTCAAGGGCAAGAAGATCGTTGTCTTCGCCGTGCCCGGCGCCTTCACCCCCACCTGCTCCAACCAGCACCTGCCCGGTTACCTGGCCCACTACGATGCCTTCAAGGCCAAGGGCGTGGACGAGATCTGGTGCCTGGCCGCCAACGACGCCTTTGTCATGGGCGCCTGGGGCAAGGACCAGCAGGTGGGCAGCAAGGTGCGCATGATGGCCGACGGTAGCGCCGAATACGTGGGCAAGCTGGGCCTGCAATTGGACCTCACCGCCCGGGGCATGGGCCTGCGCGCCCAGCGCTTCGCCATGGTGGTGGAGGACGGCGTGGTCAAGGCCCTAGCCGTGGAAGCCCCGGGCAAGTTCGAGGTGAGCAGCGCCGAGGCGGTGCTGAAGAGCCTCTAA
- a CDS encoding pirin family protein, with protein sequence MITLRPAQERGHANHGWLDSWHSFSFADYFDPAHMGWGPLRVINDDTVAPDQGFSTHGHRDMEIISYVLDGALEHRDSLGTGSVIRPGEVQRMSAGRGILHSEYNPSSVEPVHFLQIWIEPAVRGIAPDYEQVALAPPGEGGGLQLVASPQGGNGTVRLHQDVRLYAAHLGGGQSDSLSLLPGRLAYVHVARGSLVLNGLALGDGDGARIGDESLLELSATGTGAEVLVFDLPPGD encoded by the coding sequence ATGATCACCTTGCGCCCAGCCCAGGAAAGGGGCCATGCCAACCACGGCTGGCTCGATTCCTGGCACAGCTTTTCCTTCGCCGACTACTTCGACCCGGCCCACATGGGCTGGGGGCCGCTGCGCGTCATCAACGACGACACCGTGGCGCCTGACCAGGGGTTTTCCACCCACGGCCACCGGGACATGGAGATCATCAGCTACGTCCTCGATGGTGCCCTGGAACACCGGGACAGCCTGGGCACCGGCTCGGTGATCCGTCCTGGCGAGGTGCAGCGCATGAGCGCCGGCCGGGGCATCTTGCACAGCGAGTACAACCCTTCTTCAGTAGAACCGGTGCATTTCCTGCAGATCTGGATCGAGCCGGCGGTGCGCGGCATCGCCCCCGATTACGAGCAAGTGGCCCTGGCCCCGCCGGGCGAGGGCGGCGGGCTACAACTGGTGGCCTCGCCCCAGGGCGGCAACGGGACGGTGCGCCTGCACCAGGACGTGCGCCTCTACGCCGCCCACCTGGGGGGCGGCCAGTCAGACTCCCTGAGCCTGCTGCCGGGGCGGCTGGCCTACGTCCATGTCGCCCGGGGTTCCCTGGTCCTGAATGGCCTGGCCCTGGGGGATGGCGATGGGGCTCGCATTGGTGATGAATCCCTCCTGGAACTGAGCGCCACCGGGACGGGGGCCGAGGTACTGGTGTTCGACCTGCCGCCGGGCGACTGA
- the arsB gene encoding ACR3 family arsenite efflux transporter, whose protein sequence is MKPSTQPSLTASMSVFERYLSLWVGLCIVTGIGLGQLAPGVAQTVSGWEIARVNLPVGLLIWVMIVPMLMRIDFSALGQVKAHGRGIAVTLAVNWLVKPFSMAFLGWLFVRQLFSSWLPADQLDSYVAGLILLAGAPCTAMVFVWSRLSHGDPYFTLSQVALNDLIMVVAFAPLVGLLLGLSAITVPWDTLAVSVGLYIVIPVILAQLARRHLLASGASRLDGALARLQPASIAALLATLVLLFAFQGQAILAQPLVIALLAVPIVIQVAVNAGLAYWLNRRVGESHAVACPSCLIGASNFFELAVATAISLFGFDSGAALATVVGVLIEVPAMLLVVRTVNASRDWYERGLATPAKGLTGKA, encoded by the coding sequence ATGAAGCCATCTACCCAACCATCGCTGACCGCCTCCATGAGCGTCTTCGAGCGCTACCTGAGCCTGTGGGTAGGCCTGTGCATCGTTACCGGCATCGGCCTTGGACAGTTGGCACCGGGAGTCGCCCAGACCGTGAGCGGCTGGGAAATCGCCCGGGTCAACCTGCCGGTGGGGCTGCTGATCTGGGTGATGATCGTACCGATGCTGATGCGCATCGATTTTTCCGCCCTGGGCCAGGTAAAGGCCCACGGCCGGGGCATCGCCGTCACCCTGGCGGTGAACTGGCTGGTCAAACCCTTTTCCATGGCTTTCCTCGGCTGGCTGTTCGTGCGCCAGCTGTTTTCCTCCTGGCTGCCGGCGGACCAACTCGATAGCTACGTGGCCGGCCTGATCCTGCTGGCGGGGGCGCCATGCACCGCCATGGTGTTCGTGTGGAGCCGGCTATCCCACGGCGACCCCTACTTCACCCTGAGCCAGGTGGCCCTCAACGATCTGATCATGGTAGTGGCCTTCGCGCCCCTGGTGGGGCTGCTGCTCGGCCTGTCGGCGATCACCGTGCCCTGGGACACTCTGGCGGTATCGGTGGGGCTGTACATCGTCATCCCGGTGATCCTCGCCCAACTGGCGCGGCGCCACCTGCTGGCCAGCGGTGCCAGCCGGCTCGATGGGGCCCTGGCCCGATTGCAGCCGGCCTCCATCGCCGCCCTGCTTGCCACTCTGGTGCTGTTGTTCGCCTTCCAGGGCCAGGCAATCCTGGCCCAGCCCCTGGTGATCGCCCTGCTCGCCGTGCCCATCGTCATCCAGGTGGCCGTCAACGCCGGACTGGCCTACTGGCTCAACCGTCGGGTCGGCGAAAGCCACGCCGTGGCGTGCCCGTCGTGCCTGATCGGGGCGAGCAACTTCTTCGAGCTGGCAGTGGCCACCGCCATCAGCCTGTTCGGCTTTGATTCGGGCGCCGCCCTGGCCACGGTGGTGGGAGTGCTGATCGAGGTGCCGGCGATGCTGCTGGTGGTGCGGACGGTCAATGCCAGCCGAGATTGGTACGAACGGGGCTTGGCCACCCCCGCCAAGGGGCTGACAGGCAAAGCGTAA